DNA sequence from the Psychrilyobacter piezotolerans genome:
TTATCCTTGTGGGAGATATCGAGAGGGGAGGAGTTTTTGCTTCCCTCTATGGTACTATCCTGATGCTGGATGAAAAAGACAGGAGAAGGATAAAGGGCTTGATCATCAATAAATTCAGAGGTGATATAGATCTTCTCATGCCGGGAATAGAAGACCTCACTGACAGACTCCTAAAAGCCGGGATAGATATACCTGTTTTAGGAGTTATCCCCTGGGTCCCTTTAAATATTGAGGAAGAGGATATCCTTACCAAGAAATTCGGTGAAAAACAAGGGAAAAATGACTTAAATATTGCAGTAATCAGACTGGATAAGATGTCAAATTATACAGATTTTGATGCCCTTTCATATTACAAAGACGTCAGCCTTAACTTTACCCTCTCAAAATCCGAGATTTGTGAAGCCGATATCATCATCATCCCCGGGAGTAAAAATACGATACAGGATCTCATTAAATTAAAACAATTAGGTATCGACAAAACTATCATTGAACAGAGTAAGAAAGGCAGGATCATAGTTGGAATTTGCGGAGGTTACCAGATTTTAGGCCAGGAAATTTTAGACCCATACATGATTGAATCCAAAGATAAAGTCATAGAGGGATTAGGACTTTTAGATATTACCACTACCATGGAGAAAGAAAAACAGACATTCCAAACCACTGAAAAAATCACTCACAACACAGGACTTTTGAAGGGATGTGACAATTGTAAGGTTTCCGGGTATGAGATCCATCAAGGGGTTACCCAGTCAAAGGAAAATTCTATTTTTGAAAATAAACCAAATTTAGGTGTTTTAAAAGATAATATTTTTGCCACCTATATCCATGGAGTTTTTGATAATTCAATATTTACCCGGACTTTTATAAATAACATCAGGATTTCTAAGGGGTTAGAACCTATAGATGATTATTTTGATTTTGAAAAATTTAAGGTGGATGAATACGATAGGTGGGAAGAAACTTTACGTAATTCATTGGATATAGATAAAATATATGAAATATTAGGAGAAAGTTCCAATGAAATCTAAATTTTTTATAATTTCAGTCCTGCTTCATATTATAGTTTTTATTGTATTTTCACAAATTTTTGTTAACAGCCTGAAAAACGGAGAAAATTCTCCCAATATCAATGTTAATTTAACCATGTCTGCCCCAGGAAACAGCAATAAAACCCTGGCTAAGATGACTACTGAAAAAGAAAAGAGTGCAGATAAAAACACGAAACAGATAAAAAAGAAAATAAATCCTAAGAAAGAGAACATCCCTAAAAAACAAGTAGTTCAAAAAAAGATCATAAAGGCAGAACCAAAAATAGTTCAATCAAAAAAAACTAAACCTGAAAAAATAATAAAACCCATGGATCCCGGTTACACTGAATCAGATAAAAATAGCGAAATCGAGGCAGTTCAAAAAACAGCTGCAGATGACGCTGTTTTAGGAAATCAGGAAAATGATAAAAATTTAATAAAGATTCAAAACGGGCAATATGCTCTTAAGAATCAAAAAGTTTCCGGAATCAATATTGTTATTCACAAAGAAATTCCTCCCAGCTATCCAGATCTTGCTCTCAAGATGGGATATGAAAAGGAAACTCTTGTGAAAGTTAAATTTTTAGTAGATAAAAAAGGCAGAGTAGAAGATATCAAATTTTATACAAGTTCCAAATACGGTTTTGAAGATGAGGTAAAAAAAGCCCTAAAACAATGGGTTTTTGAGCCTGTTGTCTACCAGGATAAACCTATGCCAATCTATTTTTATAAGGTATTTCATTTTGTTTCCAAGAGTTAAGAATAATTTATTAAATAAAATTTTTATTGACATTTATTTTTTTTAGGTGTATCATACTAAAAAATCATACAGGAGGAGAGCCAAATGTTTAACAGATCATTTTCAATTTTTATTACAGTTCATCATCATCATCATAGATAAGGATTTGTATTATGATTTAATCATAGTTACAGATCCATGTTGTTTTTCAAAAAAACTTGGTTTTGTATCTATGATGATTTAAACGTTAAACTCACACTGTTGTTTAGCCATCTAGATATTCTAGATGGCTTTTTTATTTTCCGGAGATAAAATGATAACAGCAAAACAAACTTAAGGAGGATTTATTTATGAAAAAAATTTTTATAACATTAATTTTAATATTAGCTGGTGTACAATCTTTTGCTTTTTCAAGTGAAAAGGGAAATACTTTAAAAAAAATAAAAAAAGACGGATATTTTACTGTGGGGTTAGATGATACCTTTGCCCCTATGGGATTCAGGGGAGAAAATGGCGATATAGTAGGATTCGATATAGATTTAGCCAAGGAAGCCGCCAATAGAATGGGAGTTGAAGCCAGGTTTAAACCCTGTGATTGGGATGGTATCATCTTCGAACTCAGAAGTAAAAAAATAGACATGGTTTGGAATGGAATGACTATCACCCAGGGCAGAAAGAAACAGATCGCATTTTCAAAATCTTATTTTGACGGGGAACAAATCATTGTTACTAAAAGCGGCAGTAATATCAAAGGGATCTCGGATCTTTCAGGAAAGACCATTGGTTTACAGATGGGAAGTTCTTCCTACTTTGCTTTAGAAAAAAATCCGGTATATCCAGACGTGAAAGACGTAAAAAAATACAGTTCCAATGTAGAAGCACTTTTAGACTTAGAAGCAGGAAGAACCCAGGCTGTAATAATTGATTCCATGGTGGGTAAATATTATATTGCTAAAAAAGAAAAAAAGGAAAACAGAGACATCTTTACAGTTGTCAATGATCCGCTGGCTGTTGAATATACAGGTATCGGGATGAGAAGGGAAGACAATGCCCTCATCACCGAGATAAACAGAATTTTAGACGAGATGCAAAAAGACGGAACATACAATAAGATCTATGAAAAATGGTTCGGAGGGAGAGGTTAAATTATGACTGACAGCATCTACTACATAGCAAAAGGACTGGATATTACCATGAGACTTTATCTCATTACAGTATTATTTTCAATTCCCTTGGGACTCCTCCTTGCACTGGGGGAACTTTCTAAAGTTTCACCGGTAAAGAAGTTTGTAACTTTCTATACTTGGATATTCAGGGGCACACCGCTCCTTTTACAGCTCTTCTTCATGTACTACGGCCTGCCGGTAATGGGGATAACTCTTCCCCCCCTAACTGCTGCCAGTATCACCTTCATCATCAATTATTCTGCCTATCTCTGTGAAATATTTCGTGGGAGTATACAGGGAATAGACAGAGGTCAGTATGAAGCTGCAAAGGTATTGGGAATGGGATACCGACAGACTATGATGAGAATAATCCTGCCTCAGGCTCTTAGGACTGCACTGCCTCCCCTTTCCAATGAAGCCATAGCACTTATCAAAGACACATCTCTGGTTTCGGTCATAGGTACAGCTGAAATCTTAAGAAATTCAAGGGAACTGGTAACAAGGGATTTTTCCATAACTCCCTTCTTTATCTGTGGTATTTTCTACCTTATTCTTTCTACTTTAATCCTGCTGGTCTTTAAAAATTTGGAAAAAAGGATGGCGATTTCATGTCAATAAAAATAAAAAATCTTAACAAATCATTTGGAAATTTAAATATCCTAAAAGATGTCTCTTTGGATATCAACAAGGGAGAAATTATTTCTATTATAGGTCCCTCAGGCAGCGGAAAATCTACTCTTTTAAGATGCTTTATAGATTTAGAAAAAATAGACTCGGGAACCCTTGAAGTTTTTAGATCACCCCTTGTGTGTGATAAAAGAAACCCCGGGAAAAAGGAGAAGACCGAGATTTTAAAAAAGATGGGGATGGTATTTCAATCCTTTAATCTTTTCCCGCACAAAACAGCTCTCGAAAATGTCATGGAACCTCTCATAGTTGTAGATAAGGTCAAAAAAGAAGCCGCTTTAAAAAAAGCCATGGAGATTTTAACCATGGTAGGTCTGGAGGACAGGATGAATAATTATCCTCAGGCTCTTTCCGGGGGACAGCAGCAAAGAGTAGCTATCGCCAGGGTTCTTGCCAGAAATCCCAAAATACTTCTTTTTGATGAACCTACATCTGCCCTTGATCCGGAGATGGTAAAGGAGGTTCTTACAGTAATAGAATCCCTTAGAGATACTGGAATAACCATGGTCATAGTCAGCCATGAGATGAAATTTGTAAAACAAGTTTCAGACAGGGTAGTTTTTATGGACTGCGGAACTATCCTCAGCTGCGATACTCCTGACAAAATATTTAATTCTGCTGAGAATGAAAGGATCAGTAAATTTTTAAATAATTTTTAAAGGGTTATAAAAAAGCTAAGAAAATAGCCTTATAGAGATTTTAGTCCCTATAAGGCTATTTTCTTAATTCCTGCTATTACAGATTACTTAATATTTACTTTTTCCTCATCCCTATGCTTATCCAAATATTCATTTTGTACTATATCGATTACAGTCAGCATTTTTTGTTGGACAAAATCATATCCTGTATCCTTCATGTGTGTGATTATACAATTACTGCAATCTTTTATCCCATGAGTGTATTTGAAATTACCGCCACATTCCTCTCCTAACATATATAATGGACAGTAACAGAATAAACAGTTAAATTTACTCTCATCAGCTACTGTATGACATGGAAAATACTCACATTTCTTATTTTGCACAAATTTAAAATTTGCCACCTTTATCCCCCCAATGTGCTTCGCACAAATTTATAATTTATAACGGAAAGAGAAAAAGTTAGTTTTTAATTTTACCCATTATCTCTATTGTTCCCTTATAATTTATAATACCATTATCTAGAGATAGTTGTATAGGGTATATTTCTACTCCCATGGAGATTGCTTTATAAAAATATTCATTAAATTTTGGGTCTGTCTCATACCTGGGTCTAAAACTATCTGAATTCCTAAAAACCAGCAAA
Encoded proteins:
- a CDS encoding cobyric acid synthase, coding for MRHKKIMIQGTGSSTGKSVIVAGLARIFYKDGNKVAPYKSQNMALNSYIDRDGLEMGRAQVVQAEACNTPPRAYMNPILMKPNSDNDSQIIIEGIPHKNMDAKEYFKNTDFFKSIALKNYKIIETNYDIGVLEGGGSPAEMNLRDVDLVNMGMAELIDSPVILVGDIERGGVFASLYGTILMLDEKDRRRIKGLIINKFRGDIDLLMPGIEDLTDRLLKAGIDIPVLGVIPWVPLNIEEEDILTKKFGEKQGKNDLNIAVIRLDKMSNYTDFDALSYYKDVSLNFTLSKSEICEADIIIIPGSKNTIQDLIKLKQLGIDKTIIEQSKKGRIIVGICGGYQILGQEILDPYMIESKDKVIEGLGLLDITTTMEKEKQTFQTTEKITHNTGLLKGCDNCKVSGYEIHQGVTQSKENSIFENKPNLGVLKDNIFATYIHGVFDNSIFTRTFINNIRISKGLEPIDDYFDFEKFKVDEYDRWEETLRNSLDIDKIYEILGESSNEI
- a CDS encoding energy transducer TonB → MKSKFFIISVLLHIIVFIVFSQIFVNSLKNGENSPNINVNLTMSAPGNSNKTLAKMTTEKEKSADKNTKQIKKKINPKKENIPKKQVVQKKIIKAEPKIVQSKKTKPEKIIKPMDPGYTESDKNSEIEAVQKTAADDAVLGNQENDKNLIKIQNGQYALKNQKVSGINIVIHKEIPPSYPDLALKMGYEKETLVKVKFLVDKKGRVEDIKFYTSSKYGFEDEVKKALKQWVFEPVVYQDKPMPIYFYKVFHFVSKS
- a CDS encoding amino acid ABC transporter substrate-binding protein, whose amino-acid sequence is MKKIFITLILILAGVQSFAFSSEKGNTLKKIKKDGYFTVGLDDTFAPMGFRGENGDIVGFDIDLAKEAANRMGVEARFKPCDWDGIIFELRSKKIDMVWNGMTITQGRKKQIAFSKSYFDGEQIIVTKSGSNIKGISDLSGKTIGLQMGSSSYFALEKNPVYPDVKDVKKYSSNVEALLDLEAGRTQAVIIDSMVGKYYIAKKEKKENRDIFTVVNDPLAVEYTGIGMRREDNALITEINRILDEMQKDGTYNKIYEKWFGGRG
- a CDS encoding amino acid ABC transporter permease produces the protein MTDSIYYIAKGLDITMRLYLITVLFSIPLGLLLALGELSKVSPVKKFVTFYTWIFRGTPLLLQLFFMYYGLPVMGITLPPLTAASITFIINYSAYLCEIFRGSIQGIDRGQYEAAKVLGMGYRQTMMRIILPQALRTALPPLSNEAIALIKDTSLVSVIGTAEILRNSRELVTRDFSITPFFICGIFYLILSTLILLVFKNLEKRMAISCQ
- a CDS encoding amino acid ABC transporter ATP-binding protein: MSIKIKNLNKSFGNLNILKDVSLDINKGEIISIIGPSGSGKSTLLRCFIDLEKIDSGTLEVFRSPLVCDKRNPGKKEKTEILKKMGMVFQSFNLFPHKTALENVMEPLIVVDKVKKEAALKKAMEILTMVGLEDRMNNYPQALSGGQQQRVAIARVLARNPKILLFDEPTSALDPEMVKEVLTVIESLRDTGITMVIVSHEMKFVKQVSDRVVFMDCGTILSCDTPDKIFNSAENERISKFLNNF
- a CDS encoding cysteine-rich small domain-containing protein; translation: MANFKFVQNKKCEYFPCHTVADESKFNCLFCYCPLYMLGEECGGNFKYTHGIKDCSNCIITHMKDTGYDFVQQKMLTVIDIVQNEYLDKHRDEEKVNIK